The genome window TTAGGGTAACGGGCACGTCACTGCCAAATTTGCGCATGCCCACAGCTCCTACAGCGATAAGGCCTTTCGAAGTGACGATACAGCCGGCCAGGGCCGGGAGGTTGTATTGTGTCTGAATGGGGGTTAGGAGGCTGTTGAGAGAGGATGGAGGTGAGACGGCCATGATAGTTTGATTCAAGAGGAGCGTTCCTATGAACACAAAACAAGGGCAGAGTGATTTCATGTTATTTGATTTGCGAGTAAGGAGTGCTGAGTTTCGATTTCATTATACTTGATCCTTGTGTTATGCGCGGCATATGGGAGGAAAGTTCTAAGGGAGGCGAGACAGCGGAAGTGCGCTAGAGATGGGAGAAGGTTCTAAGAGTCAGGTTTCTCATTCGCTCTTGCAAGGAGCTGCTCCAAATTATGAATGCAGGAGCAGTCTGTTGCGTAGGAAATGGGCTTGACAACGCGGAAAAAATACTCTATAATGATTATAGAACAGAATATAATAGGCTCACATCCTGTTTTAATAGGATTTTCAGTTCAGATAGCGAATCTTCATGTCAATGGAAGGAGGTGATCTAGCGCTCTTAAAAGAACAGAAAAGATCAGTAAGTTCATCCTTGATCGAATGACCTAACACGTTGTGAATCCGTGTAAAAAACGTCGTGAGGAGGAACACGAAAATGTTTAAGAAAAAGGGTTTTACCCTAATCGAATTGCTCGTGGTTATCGCTATAATAGCGATACTTGCTGCGATCCTGTTCCCCGTTTTCGCTCAGGCTCGTGAGCGGGCACGGTCCGCTGTATGTATCAGCAACATGAAGCAGATCGGGTTGGCATTGGCCATGTACGTTCAGGACTATGATGAGCTTATGCCCACCGCCTTTGCCAACATACCGCCGATCAACGGAGGAGGAGGCTGGAGCCCCTTCCCCATCCCCTTCGAAATGCAGCTGATGCCCTACGTTAAAAACGATTATCTATGGCACTGCCCTAGCGATGATGCCCCGCGTGACAACAACTGGATCGGTTCTTTCTGGGACGGGAGTTATGCCGCTCGACAGATTCCGCGATCCTACGGTTATGTGGGGAATCTGAATACTTATCAGCACGATGCCATTGACCCAAATAGCCCTGACCCGAACACCGGCATGAGCGCATGGGGACAAGGCTACTCTTTAGCCGGAATCGATAGGCCGGCGGAGACGATAGCCATTGTAGAATCGTGGGGACTTTTCTCCAACGGAGCTGACGATGCTATGGTGGGAAGTCCATGGGGAGATCTGTTTACCAACTGCGATACCTCTAAGTTGGCAGGAAGACAGTTTCCTCCTGTAGCACCGGTCGACTCCTATGTGAACGAGCCCTGTAAGGACTGGTATACTAGCGTACGGCCATGCAGAGGCCACTTCAACCAAGGCAACTACATCTTCGCCGATGGCCACGCTAAGGTAACCCGTTGGCCAGATGTACGCCACGATGACTTCTGGCTGTTCAAACGGAGTAAGCCAACTCAAACCTTCAGCCCATAGAAGTTCTTGCATCAGCATGAGAGAGGCGGTGTGAGGGATCACACCGCCTCTTAAATAACTTAAATAAAAAAAATAATATCGGCTAATTCATTCAAGGAGGTTCATTCAAATATGGGAAATAGAAGTGGCTTCGTGCTAGGGCTCTTTATTCTATTCAACGCACTTATGGGTTGCGGAGGGCCTCCAAAGGCGAAGGTCAATATGGACAAGTCTCACATCCCACCGAGCGCGATGCGCTATCTAAATATGGCTCCTCCTGCCTATCGCGCTCAAGTAGAGCAGCAGTTGCAACAAAAAGGGCAGGCGCCTCCGCCGAGCACAACGGCGCCTAGCTCAAAGCCTACGACCACGAAGCCCTAAATACCTCCGCTCTGCACCAAAGAATGAGTCATTCGAAGACGGCGGTGAAAGAAGGAAGTACAAGTTCCTGTAGAGTAACCGTGCAAAGCAGTATAGGGTCTCGATGTAACGTTCGTCGTCTTGTTGGGCTCCTCTCTTTAGCGGTGCTCATCGGCTTCGGCGCTCTCTGCCTACGCGCTTGGCACCAAACCTGGCTTTCCGAAGCTTACTTGCCCGCTCTTCAACAAGCAGCACGCGAAAGACCTTACGACGCATCCCTGATGGCTTTACTAGGTGCCCGACTTGCCCAAGCACGACGTTATAACGAGGCAGCGCGTAGTTTAGAACGCGCCGTCGCCCTCGGCGAGGACAATCCCGAGCTGTGGCTTACCTGGGCGGCTACGGAGGCAGTGCGCGATGAACGCAATTTTGCGTGGGCTATCCTTATGGCGGGGATGCAACATCCTCAAGACGCACCACTGCTGCAGGCTGCTCTACAAAGATGCCATGCGCTGCCTCCAAATACCACCCCACTTGCCCTAGCCACAGCCATCTCTCCCTTAGGTCCGCAAAGCCTTGTGGCGCACTATGCAAGGGGAAGTTTTCTGAACTTTCTAGCGGACTGGTATGGGCATCTGTTTCCGGAACGCAGCGGCTATGCGACGCGAAAAGCATGGGCGTTGAAACGGCCTGGCGATCCGACAGTCCAGCGTCTATGGGGAGAGGCCTTGTTAAGAGATGGGCGTTATGCGGAGGCGGTATTGGTGCTTCAGAGAGCCTATCGGTTGGCCCCAAAATCGTTGCGTATCCACCGCGACCTCGCCGATGCTCTGTATCATGAGGGCGATGTCGGAAAAGCCGGCCTAGAATATGAGGCCTGTTTAAAGGAACACCCAAACGATCTAGCTTCACTATTGGGGTTAGGCCGGGTGGCCTTAGATAAGCACATTCTGCAAATGGCCATAGATGTTTTTCGAAGAGCCACTACCCTGGCCCCTCATAATCCGGATGCCTGGATCGGGCTTGGGAGAGCCTATTTCAATCAGCAGCTCGATTTAGGCCGTTCCCTTCAAGCGTACCAACAAGCGGTAAGGCTCGCTCCTGATCGTACTGACTTCTACCCTTACTATGCCGACACGCTTCGGGCAACCTACCACTATCGTGAGGCCGAGCAGGTGTTACGACGTCGCCTGCAAGAAGCACCCTATGAGGCACGCACCTACTTTCTGTTGGCGGTAACCCTTCAGGAGGTTAATGTGACCCCGGCACGCCTTCAAGAGGCCGAGGGCGATCTGAGGGTCGCTGTGGAGCTGGAGCCGCAGAATGCGGCCATGCTTTCAGCTTTAGGACGCTTGCTTCAGGAGGAAGGGAAGGCCGAGCAGGCTATCCCGTTTTTAGAAACGGCCTTGAAGCTCGACGTGCACGATGTCGCTGCCACCATCGCGCTAGCTCGTGCGTGTAGGACTGCAGGGCGTATGCGGGAGGCACAAGCGGCTGAGAAAAGCGCTGCCGATCTGACCCGCTATCTCGCACAAGTAAAATCGCTGCAAGATGCCATCCAACAACACCCTGAAGAGAGTATTCTTTATCGCAGGCTGGCTGATCTCTATCTGAGTGGGGGTGAGCCTGATAAAGCTCAGAACTACTTGCAGGCAGCCGAACTGCTCGAACACAATCAAGCAAGAGCATTGCAAGGATTACGTGCCTTACAGAACGCCACATTTAACACCCAAACACTGAATAGACGCTAGAGCGTACTTAATTTTGAACAACATCGA of Chthonomonas calidirosea T49 contains these proteins:
- a CDS encoding DUF1559 domain-containing protein — protein: MFKKKGFTLIELLVVIAIIAILAAILFPVFAQARERARSAVCISNMKQIGLALAMYVQDYDELMPTAFANIPPINGGGGWSPFPIPFEMQLMPYVKNDYLWHCPSDDAPRDNNWIGSFWDGSYAARQIPRSYGYVGNLNTYQHDAIDPNSPDPNTGMSAWGQGYSLAGIDRPAETIAIVESWGLFSNGADDAMVGSPWGDLFTNCDTSKLAGRQFPPVAPVDSYVNEPCKDWYTSVRPCRGHFNQGNYIFADGHAKVTRWPDVRHDDFWLFKRSKPTQTFSP
- a CDS encoding tetratricopeptide repeat protein gives rise to the protein MQSSIGSRCNVRRLVGLLSLAVLIGFGALCLRAWHQTWLSEAYLPALQQAARERPYDASLMALLGARLAQARRYNEAARSLERAVALGEDNPELWLTWAATEAVRDERNFAWAILMAGMQHPQDAPLLQAALQRCHALPPNTTPLALATAISPLGPQSLVAHYARGSFLNFLADWYGHLFPERSGYATRKAWALKRPGDPTVQRLWGEALLRDGRYAEAVLVLQRAYRLAPKSLRIHRDLADALYHEGDVGKAGLEYEACLKEHPNDLASLLGLGRVALDKHILQMAIDVFRRATTLAPHNPDAWIGLGRAYFNQQLDLGRSLQAYQQAVRLAPDRTDFYPYYADTLRATYHYREAEQVLRRRLQEAPYEARTYFLLAVTLQEVNVTPARLQEAEGDLRVAVELEPQNAAMLSALGRLLQEEGKAEQAIPFLETALKLDVHDVAATIALARACRTAGRMREAQAAEKSAADLTRYLAQVKSLQDAIQQHPEESILYRRLADLYLSGGEPDKAQNYLQAAELLEHNQARALQGLRALQNATFNTQTLNRR